In Bradyrhizobium guangxiense, the genomic window TAAGCCAGGGACATACGCTAAGCTCTCGATTGCTTCCGTGCCTCCCCCGATCCGGGCTGGGGTAGCCGATCTCGCGTCGAGTCTGATCCACTTGAGCAGTCATATTCAGATTCCAGGATCTGAAAAAGCGATACTCGCTCGCTGCACGGCAGAGACTTGGCTACGGCTCTGCTTTGCCAAATGAACCTGCGTATAACTGTTCAATCCTCTCGACTTCCTCTTGGGTCAGCGCCGCGAACTCATTGGCTCGTGCGCGGTTTGATAGCTTACCTTGATTTTGCCGAAGAAAGCCGAAGAGGTTATTCAGCGTCCTCTCGGGCATATCGACTAAACGCTCGACGCCGGCGCAGAACGTGTCGAACCCTTGAAGAACTCTGGCTTCATTCGGAAGATCTTTCTCAGTTCAGCTCTCGACCGAGCAGCCACTCATACAGGAACCAGATGCGACGCCTGTAAAGACCGGTCAGCTTCTGTTTGACCAGCTCGACGATTTCGCCTTCGGCCACAGCAAGAAAAAGCCGCTTCAGGACGGCAAGATCCACGCCCTCGTATTTCAGCGCAATGTTAGATGCGCCTCAAGGGAAGCTTCTGGGGCGTGCCGAGGTGTGTAAAGGCGCCAGCCATCCTGCTCTAGGATACGATGCTTGGTCCCGATCGCCGAGAGCGTCCGTGGAATTGGAGCGGAGAGGTGATAAGCGTCGATGAGGGCGGCATAGCCGGCCGGAGCACCGGCTTCGGGCAAACGCCGGTCATGAAAAATCGTCCCTGCTCCTGAAAACTGTGCGCTCAACGACATATTCCCGAAAGTTCAGCGGCATTAGAGGAGGCGGACGTCGCCGATCTTACGAGATGAGATTCTTCAAGGCCGGATAGCTCGCGCCGAACACGAAACCGTCCACGCTGCGGGAATCGAAGGCGAGCAACCAGAGACCTTGGGCTTCATTGCCTGAGAACCTGAGAATTTCAAAGGTGCAAAAGCTGCGCCGTTTGGCCCGGGATTTCAACCTCTTGGATTGATGCGGCACCTCCGGGCACCTTAGGCAGGCCCATCGCTGGTGAGATCCGTCTTTCAAAGGTCGAGCACAATCGAGCTAGCGGACCGGAACGGCAATGGGCGGCGCAATCCGCGCTCGAGCCTCATTGTAGACCTCAATGATGCCTGGCATGGCTACGGTTACAGCAACGCCGAACGGAACTTGCTCGTCTATCTTGCTGCCTCTGTCAGGCTCGCGTTGAATGATCAGCTCGATTTCAGAATCGACTGTCAGAGCCGGCGCCTTGTCGCCCAGCCAGCGCCGAGAGAAAACGGTCCCCTTGCTTGCCTGATTGACATCAGGCTGCGTCTTGGATGGCTGCACGCGGAACTGATCGATCTCATCTGAACTCGCCAAAAGCGAAAGCTTCACTGAGCGATACGATTGTCGACCGGGATGCACGGGCGTGAACCATGCAAGCGTTGCGGTCACCGAGTGGGGGAGAGATTGGCCGCTCATGCAAGCCGGTAACGGAACAACAACCGAACGTCTTGTCTCCTGCGCCAGCGTTCCGACGGCCCAAAACGTCGCCCTGTCGGAAGCGCAATAAATTGCATCGTCCGGACTAACAACGCCGTAGCCTAAGAAGCGCCGGATATTATCCTTCTGCCTGACGAATTGCTTTGCATCAGCTGGACCTAGCACGCTCTTGATGAGCTCGGCGCTATCTTGCGGCCACGAGGCTGTATGCACTAACAGCGCCTTGAGAAGCGCGGCGCGCTGATGGTGGGGCAGGGACAGAAAGTCCTGCCCGTACGTGTCTTCCAAAGCGTCATGAATTCTGTGAGCCGTCCTGGAGGCCAGAGCTGCCGCAGCACTTGTGCCGGAAGTGTAATGCTCCCAATTGCTGCTGCCCTCGCGCGGCGGAGCTGCAACCTTGAGCCCATGCGGTCGAGCAGGTCCACTTGGCCTTACAGCAAGCGCCGTTCCACTGGCCACCATGGTTAAATGCTCACGAGAGCCAGGCATCAAAATATCCGGTTTGACGCCGTTTGCAAATCCTGGACCCAATCCGCTGGATGGATTGGTGATGATCATCGGATGATACGGATCGACCCTGCCTCTAGCGCTACGGCGATCGGCTGCGCTAACGGCGTCGATATTGGCGGAGCCTACCGTGATCCCGTTCACTGTTTCCGACGGTGAAAGCAGCCGGCGAGAAGTGATCAATCGCGACAGCGCGGACAACGTATGTCTGGCCCGATCGGGCTGGTCCGTCGCTTCATAAGCAGCCATGGTGGGGATGGATGCTATCTCGAATGAGCCGGCGTGATTGCCGGCACTCACGCAGAACAGAATTCCATATCGATGGGCCAATCTGTCGACCAACCTCGCCCAGGGCGACAGCCGCCCATGAAATGGCTTTCGGACATTGCCGAGCGAAAGATTGACGATCACAACTGACGGAGCGCTCGGATCGTCGTTGCGCCGCATCGAGACCACAGCTTGATAAACCAGGTCGACAATCAGCCGGTCCTCAGGAAATTGATCAGCAGCCCCCAAGAGCGGTATGCAATGGAT contains:
- a CDS encoding S8 family serine peptidase, which codes for MAADPTKPLLRLTPGNQAARPKGRPQPIPRPAKFTAAAQNAAFGPRFRRLEQVLGRDPSGLTLRSDPSALAPERLLVFEVRGAVANFANAIRRVPGLELIDEEELEGDEKDKSPEAYLLVPDVTALQNILSLWKRWVSGQAIGEGFAPWRDVFATLRDIRVWGPGDRVQDGDREILAHEIELMGDEEILPVEIELVFRSSEDMAASNQQGVISEIRAVGGTLVTQCRIPDIAYHALLANLPVAAIRQITERSATGLSGMDPVMHIRPQSIVAPVQVEDASQLQGGLGPLPSEGQPILALLDGVPVSQHPLLRDRMNVDDQFDLEGAAVVAERAHGTAMASLIVHGDRNTNEPPLARRIHCIPLLGAADQFPEDRLIVDLVYQAVVSMRRNDDPSAPSVVIVNLSLGNVRKPFHGRLSPWARLVDRLAHRYGILFCVSAGNHAGSFEIASIPTMAAYEATDQPDRARHTLSALSRLITSRRLLSPSETVNGITVGSANIDAVSAADRRSARGRVDPYHPMIITNPSSGLGPGFANGVKPDILMPGSREHLTMVASGTALAVRPSGPARPHGLKVAAPPREGSSNWEHYTSGTSAAAALASRTAHRIHDALEDTYGQDFLSLPHHQRAALLKALLVHTASWPQDSAELIKSVLGPADAKQFVRQKDNIRRFLGYGVVSPDDAIYCASDRATFWAVGTLAQETRRSVVVPLPACMSGQSLPHSVTATLAWFTPVHPGRQSYRSVKLSLLASSDEIDQFRVQPSKTQPDVNQASKGTVFSRRWLGDKAPALTVDSEIELIIQREPDRGSKIDEQVPFGVAVTVAMPGIIEVYNEARARIAPPIAVPVR